In Hermetia illucens chromosome 5, iHerIll2.2.curated.20191125, whole genome shotgun sequence, a single window of DNA contains:
- the LOC119656821 gene encoding rho GTPase-activating protein 21 isoform X4, protein MFANFQTYNHNNFDVSLSLMASRNYEHPAVPEPKVVVIRKSNQGFGFTVRHFIKYPPEGTIQTTPPMETVFIKEVHPNGPAYFAGLQQGDRLLKVNNMSIAGVPYSTIVYMIKQTPNVLTLHVVPKECDVLQLYFEDLAHNPESNRIKPFADVPQNIRLGPNHNQPVHNLYSPIQNLHSNFLGAMKFPADEPMASYNNSYLLSPNQPLLLNRLKKSIMQKEEFLRLPPSFQTTTTVGTRPSVSSTRANDVFSQACDIEIKSTSTLRQSESKQPETNATLPTGIGTASFKRETSAIVHNNNNQIPPPYEPPPSNFKSSISFSLNSPQPQLPTKDNAAINQRPQILSPVPLQGSKSNEYVNQFLRHTNDDNSLKGRYSCDRIKDNSNINNEILEKRHSDDFNVVSQLTKKFESGAPLSPETQMFYKSELSRFNKFPNPIVNIRKKEIELKTRLENESIIQNSRNDLKVLETPNNFKDIEIKCNFDDVNLSKCDQFEASTAPTIVVRRQKPTDIDDKKIPRRISYLRATGNDKEYHSDIPSCPEATVSEEEVIDKDDSIRKSNTVPMIDKTKSITLESEMNIKTSGSADKVVEIDVRDFNVSEDDLNKRKCVFKLTPKSAKTHFDKHSSPIEIHFETKNTNDFRKWLRTLQEMSFHGISHDIPHSKSGSQLAEPQQVSAITSVQTTLYEENAHTYETEGSVSTENGINHTVTVKTRKTSTSSSSHQHKEFSEKEMGSPKSRTWKHLFRKIQGNNDAHSSYSPPPPVGSIGVPLKLCPMSKDNEYVPYLVDLCTKIVESKGLTVKGIYRIPGNKAAISELRDQVNKKDFDFENSINDPKWEDVNVVSSLLKLFIRSLPDALLPSSFYNNFIEADKKTGEKRCKELLALLQSLPKVSYETLKHIIRHIHRVSQHCEVNLMEPKNLAIIFGPSIIRTPDETLEIAVKDMKYQCRIVELFITQYEYFFESGALPELAETPTAQTAAVTQQEQTNLLLGNVSKIEQKIHDKESISSRFIPHLRRRGNKKSGTNSDTHSGESISSFEAKPTAEDKPKDGCEFRHRDDQDSLDGGSTEQTEDDELNASQNSDTGSMSLTTVTDVLETKLRDIRKTPDSPEQKENISKSTLSSYRRNQTKPLTLGENIPYADESPERNYAFDGTGRTPVRAQYTKSPLSNYNYDTKTTSSRTSSSYTHDLHSDDSEVSTTSDPKDTLVISPLILERLKKRRDYRLFRSASFNCRNYSSRAAQSQQSTLTKDEKTDMNITKKRQIQNKQNRSIKRRHTLGSPNDYFTTITRRTNNDNMIEVGIRIKNVKKRS, encoded by the exons ATACAACCACAATAATTTTGATGTGTCGCTAAGTTTGATGGCCAGCCGAAATTATGAACAC CCAGCAGTTCCCGAGCCGAAGGTTGTCGTTATTCGTAAGTCGAATCAAGGATTCGGATTCACAGTGCGACATTTTATCAAATATCCACCGGAG GGAACGATACAGACAACTCCACCAATGGAAACGGTGTTCATAAAAGAAGTGCATCCCAATGGACCTGCATATTTCGCTGGCCTTCAACAAGGCGATCGTCTACTAAAAGTCAACAATATGTCAATAGCCGGAGTCCCTTACAGCACAATTGTATATATGATAAAACAAACACCAAATGTTTTAACGTTACATGTTGTGCCAAAAGAATGTGATGTTTTACAATTG TATTTTGAGGATCTAGCACATAATCCGGAAAGTAATCGAATAAAACCTTTCGCTGACGTTCCGCAAAATATAAGACTTGGACCTAATCATAATCAGCCGGTGCACAATCTTTATTCTCCTATACAAAATTTGCACAGCAATTTCTTAGGTGCTATGAAATTTCCAGCAGACGAACCTATGGCGTCGTA TAACAACTCATATCTTCTATCTCCAAACCAACCACTGCTACTGAATCGGTTGAAAAAGAGCATTATgcaaaaagaagaatttttaaGATTGCCACCATCATTTCAAACAACCACAA CTGTGGGGACTAGACCTAGTGTCTCATCTACTCGCGCCAACGATGTTTTCTCCCAAGCATGTGATATTGAGATAAAATCTACATCTACACTAAGACAATCAGAAAGTAAACAGCCGGAAACAAATGCAACTCTACCAACTGGCATCGGGACAGCCTCATTTAAGAGGGAAACGTCTGCAATTGTACATAACAACAACAATCAAATACCACCACCATATGAACCGCCACCTAGCAATTTCAAATCATCCATATCATTTTCTTTGAATTCACCACAACCCCAACTCCCTACAAAAGACAATGCAGCAATAAATCAACGACCGCAAATTCTGTCTCCGGTGCCGTTACAGGGCAGCAAAAGCAATGAATACGTAAATCAATTTTTAAGGCACACGAACGATGATAATTCACTAAAAGGACGCTACAGCTGTGATCGAATCAAAGACAATTCCAATATAAATAACGAAAT TCTTGAAAAACGACACTCAGACGACTTCAATGTTGTATCTCAATTAacgaaaaaatttgaaagcGGTGCTCCATTATCGCCTGAAACGCAAATGTTCTACAAAAGTGAGTTGAGTCGATTCAATAAATTCCCGAATCCAATTGTTAATATCAGAAAAAAAGAGATTGAATTGAAAACACGGTTAGAAAATGAATCAATTATTCAAA ATTCCAGAAATGACCTAAAAGTATTAGAGACACCAAAtaattttaaggatatcgaaattAAATGTAATTTTGATGACGTAAATTTAAGTAAATGTGATCAATTTGAAGCGTCAACAG CACCAACTATTGTCGTTCGACGACAAAAACCCACCGATATCGACGATAAGAAAATACCACGTCGAATATCATATCTGCGGGCAACAGGTAATGATAAGGAATATCATAGCGATATTCCGTCTTGTCCAGAGGCTACAGTTTCTGAGGAAGAAGTTATTGACAAGGATGATTCAATACGAAAAAG CAATACTGTTCCCATGATTGACAAAACGAAGTCAATAACTCTTGAAAGTGAAATGAATATCAAAACTTCAGGTTCAGCAGATAAG GTGGTTGAAATCGATGTACGGGATTTTAATGTAAGCGAAGATGATCTCAATAAACGCAAATGTGTATTCAAGCTAACTCCAAAGTCGGCCAAAACGCATTTCGACAAGCATAGTTCCCCAATTGAAATACATTTTGAAACGAAAAACACCAATGACTTCAGGAAATGGTTGAGGACGTTGCAAGAGATGTCTTTCCATGGTATTTCGCACGAT ATACCGCATTCAAAGTCGGGATCACAGCTGGCCGAACCGCAACAAGTTAGTGCAATAACAAGCGTGCAAACAACTCTATATGAAGAAAATGCTCACACATATGAGACGGAAGGTTCGGTTTCTACCGAGAATGGTATCAACCACACAGTTACGGTTAAAACGAGAAAAACATCAACGTCGTCGTCATCACATCAGCATAAAGAATTTAGCGAGAAAGAGATGGGATCACCTAAATCACGAACGTGGAAACATCTGTTTAGGAAAATTCAAGGCAACAACGACGCACATAGTTCATATTCGCCACCACCACCGGTGGGATCAATAGGGGTCCCGTTGAAGTTATGCCCTATG TCCAAGGACAACGAATACGTTCCATATCTGGTGGACTTATGCACAAAAATCGTTGAGTCGAAAGGATTAACCGTGAAAGGGATCTATCGAATTCCTGGCAACAAGGCTGCAATTTCTGAGCTACGTGATCAAGTAAACAAAAAGGATTTTGATTTCGAAAATTCAATAAACGATCCAAAATGGGAGGATGTGAACGTAGTTTCAAGCTTGTTAAAATTATTCATTCGGAGTCTTCCTGATGCTTTGCTGCCAAGCTCTTTCTACAACAATTTCATCGAAGCCGACAAGAAAACGGGCGAAAAACGATGCAAAGAATTACTCGCACTGTTACAATCTCTTCCGAAGGTCTCCTATGAAACTTTAAAACATATCATTCGACATATACATCGTGTTAGCCAACATTGCGAAGTGAATTTAatggaaccgaaaaatcttgcaATCATTTTTGGACCATCGATTATCCGAACACCAGATGAAACCTTAGAGATTGCTGTTAAAGATATGAAATATCAATGTAGAATAGTAGAATTATTTATTACACAA TATGAATACTTTTTCGAAAGTGGTGCTCTTCCGGAACTTGCAGAAACGCCAACTGCTCAGACGGCGGCCGTCACGCAACAAGAACAAACGAATCTATTACTCGGCAACGTATCAAAGATTGAACAGAAAATCCATGACAAGGAATCGATAAGTTCGCGATTTATACCACATTTGAGGAGGCGGGGTAATAAAAAGAGTGGCACCAACTCAGATACACATTCGGGCGAAAGTATATCT TCGTTTGAGGCAAAACCAACTGCTGAAGACAAACCTAAAGATGGCTGTGAATTCAGGCACAGGGACGATCAGGACAGTTTGGATGGGGGGTCCACCGAACAGACTGAAGATGATGAGCTTAATGCCAGCCAGAATAGTGATACAG GATCAATGTCACTTACAACCGTTACAGATGTTCTTGAAACTAAATTGCGGGATATCCGTAAAACTCCAGACTCACCCGAACAAAAGGAAAACATCTCCAAATCAACTCTATCATCCTACAGACGGAATCAAACTAAACCACTAACGTTGGGAGAAAACATCCCATATGCAGACGAGTCGCCGGAGAGAAATTATGCTTTCGATGGTACAGGGCGAACGCCAGTTCGAGCTCAATATACGAAGTCGCCACTATCAAACTACAATTACGATACAAAAACCACATCGTCAAGGACATCATCATCGTATACGCATGATTTGCATTCGGACGATTCAGAAGTATCTACAACAAGCGATCCGAAAGACACACTGGTTATATCGCCTCTAATACTGGAACGTTTAAAGAAACGCCGTGATTATCGCCTATTTCGATCCGCCTCATTTAATTGTCGCAATTATTCGAGCCGGGCAGCACAAAGTCAACAGTCGACGCTAACAAAAGACGAGAAAACGGACATGAATATTACAAAGAAAAGACAAATACAGAATAAACAGAATCGTTCCATCAAACGAAGACATACGTTGGGTagccccaacgattattttaCAACCATAACACGACGAACTAACAATGATAACATGATTGAAGTGGGTATACGGATAAAGAACGTGAAGAAGCGCAGTTAG
- the LOC119656821 gene encoding rho GTPase-activating protein 21 isoform X3, with protein sequence MASRNYEHPAVPEPKVVVIRKSNQGFGFTVRHFIKYPPEGTIQTTPPMETVFIKEVHPNGPAYFAGLQQGDRLLKVNNMSIAGVPYSTIVYMIKQTPNVLTLHVVPKECDVLQLYFEDLAHNPESNRIKPFADVPQNIRLGPNHNQPVHNLYSPIQNLHSNFLGAMKFPADEPMASYNNSYLLSPNQPLLLNRLKKSIMQKEEFLRLPPSFQTTTTVGTRPSVSSTRANDVFSQACDIEIKSTSTLRQSESKQPETNATLPTGIGTASFKRETSAIVHNNNNQIPPPYEPPPSNFKSSISFSLNSPQPQLPTKDNAAINQRPQILSPVPLQGSKSNEYVNQFLRHTNDDNSLKGRYSCDRIKDNSNINNEILEKRHSDDFNVVSQLTKKFESGAPLSPETQMFYKSELSRFNKFPNPIVNIRKKEIELKTRLENESIIQNSRNDLKVLETPNNFKDIEIKCNFDDVNLSKCDQFEASTAPTIVVRRQKPTDIDDKKIPRRISYLRATGNDKEYHSDIPSCPEATVSEEEVIDKDDSIRKSNTVPMIDKTKSITLESEMNIKTSGSADKISHCRSWHACKVHLVDNILKAYTKHDANVVEIDVRDFNVSEDDLNKRKCVFKLTPKSAKTHFDKHSSPIEIHFETKNTNDFRKWLRTLQEMSFHGISHDIPHSKSGSQLAEPQQVSAITSVQTTLYEENAHTYETEGSVSTENGINHTVTVKTRKTSTSSSSHQHKEFSEKEMGSPKSRTWKHLFRKIQGNNDAHSSYSPPPPVGSIGVPLKLCPMSKDNEYVPYLVDLCTKIVESKGLTVKGIYRIPGNKAAISELRDQVNKKDFDFENSINDPKWEDVNVVSSLLKLFIRSLPDALLPSSFYNNFIEADKKTGEKRCKELLALLQSLPKVSYETLKHIIRHIHRVSQHCEVNLMEPKNLAIIFGPSIIRTPDETLEIAVKDMKYQCRIVELFITQYEYFFESGALPELAETPTAQTAAVTQQEQTNLLLGNVSKIEQKIHDKESISSRFIPHLRRRGNKKSGTNSDTHSGESISSFEAKPTAEDKPKDGCEFRHRDDQDSLDGGSTEQTEDDELNASQNSDTGSMSLTTVTDVLETKLRDIRKTPDSPEQKENISKSTLSSYRRNQTKPLTLGENIPYADESPERNYAFDGTGRTPVRAQYTKSPLSNYNYDTKTTSSRTSSSYTHDLHSDDSEVSTTSDPKDTLVISPLILERLKKRRDYRLFRSASFNCRNYSSRAAQSQQSTLTKDEKTDMNITKKRQIQNKQNRSIKRRHTLGSPNDYFTTITRRTNNDNMIEVGIRIKNVKKRS encoded by the exons ATGGCCAGCCGAAATTATGAACAC CCAGCAGTTCCCGAGCCGAAGGTTGTCGTTATTCGTAAGTCGAATCAAGGATTCGGATTCACAGTGCGACATTTTATCAAATATCCACCGGAG GGAACGATACAGACAACTCCACCAATGGAAACGGTGTTCATAAAAGAAGTGCATCCCAATGGACCTGCATATTTCGCTGGCCTTCAACAAGGCGATCGTCTACTAAAAGTCAACAATATGTCAATAGCCGGAGTCCCTTACAGCACAATTGTATATATGATAAAACAAACACCAAATGTTTTAACGTTACATGTTGTGCCAAAAGAATGTGATGTTTTACAATTG TATTTTGAGGATCTAGCACATAATCCGGAAAGTAATCGAATAAAACCTTTCGCTGACGTTCCGCAAAATATAAGACTTGGACCTAATCATAATCAGCCGGTGCACAATCTTTATTCTCCTATACAAAATTTGCACAGCAATTTCTTAGGTGCTATGAAATTTCCAGCAGACGAACCTATGGCGTCGTA TAACAACTCATATCTTCTATCTCCAAACCAACCACTGCTACTGAATCGGTTGAAAAAGAGCATTATgcaaaaagaagaatttttaaGATTGCCACCATCATTTCAAACAACCACAA CTGTGGGGACTAGACCTAGTGTCTCATCTACTCGCGCCAACGATGTTTTCTCCCAAGCATGTGATATTGAGATAAAATCTACATCTACACTAAGACAATCAGAAAGTAAACAGCCGGAAACAAATGCAACTCTACCAACTGGCATCGGGACAGCCTCATTTAAGAGGGAAACGTCTGCAATTGTACATAACAACAACAATCAAATACCACCACCATATGAACCGCCACCTAGCAATTTCAAATCATCCATATCATTTTCTTTGAATTCACCACAACCCCAACTCCCTACAAAAGACAATGCAGCAATAAATCAACGACCGCAAATTCTGTCTCCGGTGCCGTTACAGGGCAGCAAAAGCAATGAATACGTAAATCAATTTTTAAGGCACACGAACGATGATAATTCACTAAAAGGACGCTACAGCTGTGATCGAATCAAAGACAATTCCAATATAAATAACGAAAT TCTTGAAAAACGACACTCAGACGACTTCAATGTTGTATCTCAATTAacgaaaaaatttgaaagcGGTGCTCCATTATCGCCTGAAACGCAAATGTTCTACAAAAGTGAGTTGAGTCGATTCAATAAATTCCCGAATCCAATTGTTAATATCAGAAAAAAAGAGATTGAATTGAAAACACGGTTAGAAAATGAATCAATTATTCAAA ATTCCAGAAATGACCTAAAAGTATTAGAGACACCAAAtaattttaaggatatcgaaattAAATGTAATTTTGATGACGTAAATTTAAGTAAATGTGATCAATTTGAAGCGTCAACAG CACCAACTATTGTCGTTCGACGACAAAAACCCACCGATATCGACGATAAGAAAATACCACGTCGAATATCATATCTGCGGGCAACAGGTAATGATAAGGAATATCATAGCGATATTCCGTCTTGTCCAGAGGCTACAGTTTCTGAGGAAGAAGTTATTGACAAGGATGATTCAATACGAAAAAG CAATACTGTTCCCATGATTGACAAAACGAAGTCAATAACTCTTGAAAGTGAAATGAATATCAAAACTTCAGGTTCAGCAGATAAG ATATCCCATTGTCGTTCGTGGCATGCATGTAAAGTACACTTAGTGGACAATATCTTAAAAGCCTACACAAAACACGATGCAAAT GTGGTTGAAATCGATGTACGGGATTTTAATGTAAGCGAAGATGATCTCAATAAACGCAAATGTGTATTCAAGCTAACTCCAAAGTCGGCCAAAACGCATTTCGACAAGCATAGTTCCCCAATTGAAATACATTTTGAAACGAAAAACACCAATGACTTCAGGAAATGGTTGAGGACGTTGCAAGAGATGTCTTTCCATGGTATTTCGCACGAT ATACCGCATTCAAAGTCGGGATCACAGCTGGCCGAACCGCAACAAGTTAGTGCAATAACAAGCGTGCAAACAACTCTATATGAAGAAAATGCTCACACATATGAGACGGAAGGTTCGGTTTCTACCGAGAATGGTATCAACCACACAGTTACGGTTAAAACGAGAAAAACATCAACGTCGTCGTCATCACATCAGCATAAAGAATTTAGCGAGAAAGAGATGGGATCACCTAAATCACGAACGTGGAAACATCTGTTTAGGAAAATTCAAGGCAACAACGACGCACATAGTTCATATTCGCCACCACCACCGGTGGGATCAATAGGGGTCCCGTTGAAGTTATGCCCTATG TCCAAGGACAACGAATACGTTCCATATCTGGTGGACTTATGCACAAAAATCGTTGAGTCGAAAGGATTAACCGTGAAAGGGATCTATCGAATTCCTGGCAACAAGGCTGCAATTTCTGAGCTACGTGATCAAGTAAACAAAAAGGATTTTGATTTCGAAAATTCAATAAACGATCCAAAATGGGAGGATGTGAACGTAGTTTCAAGCTTGTTAAAATTATTCATTCGGAGTCTTCCTGATGCTTTGCTGCCAAGCTCTTTCTACAACAATTTCATCGAAGCCGACAAGAAAACGGGCGAAAAACGATGCAAAGAATTACTCGCACTGTTACAATCTCTTCCGAAGGTCTCCTATGAAACTTTAAAACATATCATTCGACATATACATCGTGTTAGCCAACATTGCGAAGTGAATTTAatggaaccgaaaaatcttgcaATCATTTTTGGACCATCGATTATCCGAACACCAGATGAAACCTTAGAGATTGCTGTTAAAGATATGAAATATCAATGTAGAATAGTAGAATTATTTATTACACAA TATGAATACTTTTTCGAAAGTGGTGCTCTTCCGGAACTTGCAGAAACGCCAACTGCTCAGACGGCGGCCGTCACGCAACAAGAACAAACGAATCTATTACTCGGCAACGTATCAAAGATTGAACAGAAAATCCATGACAAGGAATCGATAAGTTCGCGATTTATACCACATTTGAGGAGGCGGGGTAATAAAAAGAGTGGCACCAACTCAGATACACATTCGGGCGAAAGTATATCT TCGTTTGAGGCAAAACCAACTGCTGAAGACAAACCTAAAGATGGCTGTGAATTCAGGCACAGGGACGATCAGGACAGTTTGGATGGGGGGTCCACCGAACAGACTGAAGATGATGAGCTTAATGCCAGCCAGAATAGTGATACAG GATCAATGTCACTTACAACCGTTACAGATGTTCTTGAAACTAAATTGCGGGATATCCGTAAAACTCCAGACTCACCCGAACAAAAGGAAAACATCTCCAAATCAACTCTATCATCCTACAGACGGAATCAAACTAAACCACTAACGTTGGGAGAAAACATCCCATATGCAGACGAGTCGCCGGAGAGAAATTATGCTTTCGATGGTACAGGGCGAACGCCAGTTCGAGCTCAATATACGAAGTCGCCACTATCAAACTACAATTACGATACAAAAACCACATCGTCAAGGACATCATCATCGTATACGCATGATTTGCATTCGGACGATTCAGAAGTATCTACAACAAGCGATCCGAAAGACACACTGGTTATATCGCCTCTAATACTGGAACGTTTAAAGAAACGCCGTGATTATCGCCTATTTCGATCCGCCTCATTTAATTGTCGCAATTATTCGAGCCGGGCAGCACAAAGTCAACAGTCGACGCTAACAAAAGACGAGAAAACGGACATGAATATTACAAAGAAAAGACAAATACAGAATAAACAGAATCGTTCCATCAAACGAAGACATACGTTGGGTagccccaacgattattttaCAACCATAACACGACGAACTAACAATGATAACATGATTGAAGTGGGTATACGGATAAAGAACGTGAAGAAGCGCAGTTAG